Proteins encoded within one genomic window of Candidatus Acidiferrales bacterium:
- a CDS encoding LeuA family protein has product MDYDKLIFDWNTVAQPEIPRGRRVMLDDETLRDGLQNPSVHDPTIEEKIEILHLMEALGIDSVNIGLPGAGPRAKADVIRLAKEIRDAGMKIRPNCAARTIEADIRPIAEASEQAGMAIEAATFIGSSPIRRYTEDWTVDHLLRTTEKAVKYARSLGLPVMYVTEDTIRTDPETVKLLYRAALDGGASAIVICDTVGHAMPQGAYNLVKFVIEEVVGRSGKSVRVDWHGHCDRGLAIANSLAAIAAGADQVHGAALSLGERVGNAPMDLLLVNLKLMGLIDRDLSRLRDYCLAVSRATRTPIPANYPVVGRDAFRTATGVHAAAIIKAFRKNDTLLANSVYSGVPSHFFGLEQVIEIGPMSGKSNVIYWLEKRGIPATEEVVERIFAAAKQSPRLLTEEEVLILCGEGTRASVRARE; this is encoded by the coding sequence GTGGACTACGACAAACTGATCTTTGATTGGAACACCGTCGCTCAGCCAGAAATTCCGCGCGGCCGGCGGGTGATGCTGGACGATGAGACGCTCCGCGACGGCCTGCAAAACCCCTCCGTCCACGATCCTACCATCGAAGAAAAAATCGAAATCCTGCATCTGATGGAGGCGCTCGGGATTGATTCAGTGAACATCGGCCTGCCCGGGGCAGGCCCGCGGGCCAAAGCCGACGTGATCCGCCTGGCAAAGGAAATTCGCGATGCCGGGATGAAGATCCGGCCGAACTGCGCGGCGCGCACGATCGAAGCGGACATACGGCCCATTGCCGAAGCCTCCGAGCAAGCGGGCATGGCCATTGAAGCGGCCACATTTATCGGCTCGAGCCCCATCCGGCGTTACACCGAAGACTGGACGGTGGATCATCTGCTTCGGACGACCGAAAAGGCGGTCAAGTATGCGCGCTCGCTGGGGCTGCCGGTGATGTATGTCACCGAGGACACGATACGGACCGATCCGGAAACAGTGAAGTTGCTTTACCGCGCAGCGCTCGATGGCGGCGCTTCCGCCATCGTCATCTGCGACACGGTGGGCCATGCCATGCCGCAGGGCGCATACAACCTGGTCAAATTCGTCATTGAAGAAGTGGTGGGAAGGAGCGGGAAGAGCGTACGGGTAGATTGGCACGGGCACTGCGACCGCGGCCTGGCCATTGCCAACAGCCTGGCAGCCATTGCGGCAGGCGCTGACCAGGTGCATGGCGCCGCGCTTTCGCTCGGCGAGCGCGTCGGAAACGCTCCCATGGATTTGCTGCTCGTGAATCTCAAGTTGATGGGGCTGATTGACCGGGACCTTTCCCGCCTGCGCGACTATTGCCTGGCGGTTTCTCGCGCCACCCGCACCCCGATCCCGGCCAATTATCCGGTGGTGGGACGAGACGCCTTTCGTACTGCCACCGGAGTGCATGCGGCCGCGATCATCAAGGCCTTTCGCAAGAACGACACGCTGCTGGCCAACTCGGTCTATTCCGGCGTGCCCTCGCACTTCTTCGGGCTGGAGCAGGTCATCGAGATTGGGCCGATGAGCGGAAAATCGAACGTCATCTACTGGCTGGAGAAACGCGGCATACCGGCTACCGAAGAAGTGGTGGAGCGGATTTTTGCCGCTGCCAAACAATCGCCGCGCCTGCTGACGGAGGAGGAAGTCCTGATTCTGTGCGGCGAGGGGACTCGCGCCTCCGTCCGCGCGCGAGAATAG
- a CDS encoding trypsin-like peptidase domain-containing protein yields the protein MNFPWHEILTWARRRKVFSAGLVVATLAVGILIGTVISHNARAAREQGGVPGASPLAAPSPVQMSSTFGQIAKAVEPAVVNINTRSLPQRRPRRRPAPGQGGPFEDFFDRFFGPFDMEPRPERSLGSGVIVDKSGLIITNYHVITQGNNKAADTIQVRLYEESKLYDAKVIGFDAETDLAVIKIDAGKALPTARLGNSEGVNVGDWVLAFGSPFGLEATMTAGIISAKNRDNRVVAGGGQLQRFLQTDAAINPGNSGGPLVNLAGEVIGINTAIITQTRGFEGVGFALPSNIAISVYNQIIKYGRPVRGSIGISFRAADSENPALLRQLGVTYGVVISEVRPGSPAERAGLKVQDVVTGFNGQAVRTGDELVNKITATPIGETIRLRVVRQKKESEIGVAVEDRAKIFPEVAGVPGGALPEQGGEAAAFGLRLGEVTPEIASQLGMREPHGVAVVGVEPGSFADEIGLARGDIIVEFNQQPIDSQADFRRIQRSLRPGDDAMFRVERRGPEGRMTTLFLAGTLPAEGQ from the coding sequence ATGAACTTCCCCTGGCATGAAATTCTGACCTGGGCGCGCCGGCGCAAGGTCTTCTCGGCAGGTTTGGTGGTTGCCACACTTGCGGTGGGTATTCTGATTGGGACAGTGATTTCCCATAACGCGCGGGCAGCGCGGGAGCAGGGCGGAGTACCCGGGGCATCGCCGCTGGCGGCGCCGAGCCCCGTCCAAATGAGTTCGACCTTCGGGCAGATCGCCAAAGCGGTTGAGCCGGCGGTGGTGAATATCAACACCCGATCGCTGCCGCAGCGGCGACCAAGGCGGCGGCCGGCACCCGGTCAGGGCGGGCCTTTTGAAGATTTCTTCGATCGGTTTTTCGGCCCGTTCGACATGGAACCGAGGCCGGAGCGGAGTCTCGGCTCGGGCGTGATTGTGGACAAGAGCGGGTTGATCATCACCAACTACCACGTGATTACCCAGGGAAACAACAAGGCGGCCGACACGATTCAGGTTCGGCTCTATGAGGAAAGCAAGCTGTACGACGCCAAGGTCATCGGGTTCGATGCCGAAACCGACCTGGCCGTAATCAAGATTGATGCCGGCAAAGCCTTGCCGACAGCCCGCCTGGGAAATTCTGAGGGCGTGAACGTCGGCGATTGGGTGCTTGCCTTCGGCAGCCCTTTTGGCCTCGAGGCAACGATGACAGCCGGCATTATTAGCGCCAAGAACCGCGACAACCGGGTGGTGGCCGGCGGGGGCCAGTTGCAAAGGTTTTTGCAAACCGACGCGGCCATCAACCCCGGCAATTCCGGCGGCCCGCTGGTCAATCTGGCCGGCGAGGTGATCGGGATCAACACCGCCATCATCACGCAGACGCGCGGATTTGAGGGCGTGGGGTTTGCCTTGCCGTCGAACATAGCCATCAGCGTGTACAACCAGATCATCAAATACGGCCGGCCGGTGCGGGGTTCGATCGGGATTTCCTTCCGGGCCGCCGACTCGGAGAATCCCGCGCTCTTGCGCCAGCTTGGCGTGACCTATGGAGTGGTCATCAGTGAGGTCCGGCCCGGCAGCCCGGCCGAACGCGCCGGGTTGAAGGTTCAGGATGTGGTAACGGGATTCAACGGTCAGGCGGTGCGCACCGGCGACGAGCTGGTGAACAAGATTACCGCGACGCCCATCGGCGAGACGATTCGCTTGCGCGTTGTTCGGCAGAAGAAAGAAAGTGAAATAGGGGTGGCGGTCGAAGACCGCGCCAAGATCTTTCCCGAGGTGGCGGGTGTGCCTGGCGGGGCGCTGCCGGAACAGGGCGGGGAGGCGGCGGCGTTTGGTCTCCGGCTGGGCGAGGTCACTCCGGAGATTGCCAGCCAGCTCGGCATGCGCGAACCCCACGGAGTCGCAGTGGTGGGCGTCGAGCCAGGAAGCTTTGCTGATGAGATTGGCCTGGCGCGCGGCGATATCATCGTCGAGTTCAATCAACAGCCGATCGACAGCCAGGCGGATTTTCGCCGCATCCAGCGCTCGCTCCGGCCCGGAGACGACGCGATGTTCCGCGTCGAGCGGCGCGGGCCGGAGGGGCGAATGACGACGCTGTTTCTGGCCGGCACTTTGCCCGCCGAGGGCCAGTAG
- a CDS encoding nucleotide exchange factor GrpE, producing the protein MSANENNHKPEETTNDQVGSEGGTEANGVAAAPGAAVEAPAAAAENLDDQLRKLRVEKEELWNQLVRRQADFENFRKRVEREVAEARQLAAAGVIEALLPVVDALDRSLALPVEGGAEEYRKGFELILKQLVETLERFGLKAIEAAGKRFDPRYHHAVERMERADLPDHTVVAEVQRGYTFRHKVLRPVLVRVAVHPQPSSEPEVSGEPEPGKPTSRLDIN; encoded by the coding sequence ATGTCAGCCAACGAAAACAACCACAAGCCAGAAGAAACCACCAACGACCAGGTTGGTTCCGAGGGCGGGACTGAAGCGAATGGTGTGGCAGCAGCTCCGGGAGCCGCCGTGGAAGCGCCGGCTGCTGCCGCCGAAAACCTGGACGACCAGTTGCGCAAGCTGAGAGTGGAAAAGGAAGAGCTCTGGAACCAGCTCGTCCGGCGCCAGGCGGATTTCGAGAATTTTCGCAAACGAGTGGAGCGCGAGGTGGCCGAAGCCAGACAACTGGCTGCCGCGGGCGTAATTGAGGCTTTGTTGCCGGTGGTGGACGCGCTGGATCGGTCTCTGGCTCTCCCGGTGGAGGGTGGCGCTGAAGAATACCGGAAGGGATTTGAGCTGATCCTCAAACAGCTTGTGGAAACCCTGGAACGCTTCGGATTAAAAGCCATCGAAGCTGCCGGCAAGCGTTTCGATCCGCGTTATCATCATGCGGTGGAGCGGATGGAGAGGGCCGACCTGCCCGATCACACGGTGGTCGCGGAGGTACAACGCGGTTATACCTTCCGCCACAAAGTGCTTCGACCCGTCCTGGTGCGCGTGGCCGTGCATCCTCAGCCGAGTTCCGAGCCCGAAGTCAGCGGGGAGCCTGAACCGGGCAAGCCAACGAGTCGCCTCGACATCAACTAG
- a CDS encoding RsmE family RNA methyltransferase produces MAPRVASPGQPGRWSGTSSRSIGLERPGNKNLRRRFFVEAFQGGRAVLKGEQAEHLGRVLRARTGQLYELSDQSSVWLGRVAAVKRDAIEFDLLERVPVEQPRLEISLLLSLIKFPRFEWCLEKATELGVTEVIPIIAGRSQKGLADAARKRLGRWQKILLESAEQSRQLRIPRLATPAGVERALREASAPLKLFLSESPEAKPLKEVLAGREARSAAVAIGPEGGWTDAEVSVARGAGFLEASLGPAILRTETAVAAILAILVYESSR; encoded by the coding sequence ATGGCGCCGCGCGTGGCAAGTCCCGGCCAGCCGGGACGCTGGAGCGGGACGAGCAGCCGCAGTATAGGCCTCGAGCGCCCGGGGAACAAGAATTTGCGCCGCCGATTCTTTGTCGAAGCGTTCCAAGGCGGCCGTGCAGTGCTCAAGGGGGAGCAAGCCGAGCACCTCGGCCGCGTTTTGCGCGCCCGTACGGGCCAGCTCTACGAGCTTTCCGATCAATCCAGCGTTTGGCTGGGGCGAGTGGCGGCGGTGAAGCGGGATGCGATCGAATTCGACCTTCTCGAACGCGTGCCGGTCGAGCAGCCGCGCCTCGAGATCAGTCTCCTCCTTTCTCTCATCAAGTTTCCGCGGTTTGAGTGGTGTCTCGAAAAGGCGACTGAGTTGGGGGTGACCGAGGTCATCCCGATCATCGCCGGGCGCAGCCAGAAGGGGCTGGCCGATGCCGCCAGAAAACGCCTGGGGCGGTGGCAAAAGATTTTGCTCGAGTCGGCCGAGCAGTCGCGACAGTTGCGTATTCCCCGGCTTGCGACCCCGGCGGGAGTCGAGCGCGCTTTGCGCGAAGCCTCCGCGCCGCTCAAACTCTTCCTCTCAGAATCGCCGGAGGCAAAACCGCTGAAGGAAGTGTTGGCCGGAAGAGAGGCCAGGTCGGCGGCGGTGGCGATTGGCCCCGAAGGTGGTTGGACGGACGCGGAGGTTAGCGTCGCCCGAGGGGCGGGTTTCCTGGAGGCATCGCTGGGTCCCGCCATACTTCGCACCGAGACAGCCGTGGCTGCAATCCTCGCCATTCTCGTTTACGAAAGCAGCCGGTAG
- a CDS encoding DMT family transporter: MNTLPRIPLCGMSMGKRAKADLSLVIITFIWGSTFVVVKNALADVSVFVFLASRMALASLLLALIFHRQLRGAKRETLLAASQIGFFLIVGYACQTTGLLYTTPSKSAFITGLSVVLVPLLVAAFYGKKINRWTGLGVFVALLGLYFLTIPAGPFRVNRGDLWTLAGACAFAGHIVLIERYSPKMPTAWLTLGQIVTGALLASALVPATSLLGLEAPRLRPGHDFLLALAITGILGTALAFSVQVWAQQFTSATHTAIIFSLEPVFAGITSYIFYGERLGGRATIGATLILAGILLAELKGPAPAAVESPAPIQPEERNP, from the coding sequence GTGAATACACTCCCGCGCATTCCGCTCTGCGGGATGAGCATGGGCAAGCGAGCCAAAGCAGACCTTTCTCTTGTCATCATCACCTTCATCTGGGGTTCCACCTTTGTGGTGGTGAAGAATGCGCTGGCCGACGTTTCTGTGTTCGTGTTTCTGGCCAGCCGCATGGCCCTGGCAAGCCTGCTGCTCGCCCTGATTTTTCACCGCCAGCTTCGCGGGGCAAAGCGCGAGACCCTGCTGGCCGCGTCGCAAATCGGCTTCTTCCTGATCGTGGGTTACGCCTGCCAGACGACCGGGCTCCTTTACACCACCCCCTCGAAATCGGCATTCATCACCGGTCTCTCGGTGGTGTTGGTTCCGTTGTTGGTCGCCGCCTTTTATGGAAAAAAGATCAACCGTTGGACCGGGTTGGGTGTCTTTGTGGCCTTGCTGGGCCTCTATTTCCTGACCATCCCCGCCGGGCCGTTCCGCGTCAATCGCGGCGACCTCTGGACGCTTGCCGGGGCATGCGCGTTTGCCGGGCACATCGTGCTCATCGAGCGCTACAGCCCGAAGATGCCGACCGCCTGGCTCACGCTGGGGCAGATCGTGACCGGGGCGCTTTTGGCCAGCGCGTTGGTGCCGGCGACTTCGCTGTTGGGTCTGGAAGCGCCGCGCTTGCGGCCGGGCCACGATTTTTTGCTGGCCCTGGCCATTACCGGGATTCTTGGCACCGCCCTCGCCTTCTCGGTGCAGGTCTGGGCGCAGCAATTCACTTCAGCGACGCACACCGCGATTATTTTCAGCCTGGAGCCCGTCTTTGCGGGGATCACTTCTTATATTTTCTACGGGGAGCGGCTCGGAGGGCGGGCTACCATCGGGGCCACGCTCATTCTGGCCGGCATCTTGCTGGCTGAGTTGAAAGGCCCTGCGCCGGCGGCGGTGGAATCGCCAGCCCCCATCCAGCCCGAGGAACGAAACCCGTAA
- a CDS encoding M20/M25/M40 family metallo-hydrolase — MALGVRELFSACRGRASERNHLLTGLTWFWGVLGALLLMQASASSTTQTSIRALLENPRVSRGLRVFAAEGQWITDQQIQITQIPAPPFGEARRAEHMQQVFRVLGYEARLDSAGNVVAERRGADPRRVILLSAHLDTVFPPGTVVTVRREGTRLMAPGIGDNGAGLAALIAVARALGASGIRTRATIVLAANTGEEGEGNLRGMRQLMETYRDRFGYAIVIDNAQTDTITTKALPSRRLEITINGPGGHSWSDFGMPNPIQALSRAVVYFSVYRPPTSPRTTYNIGEIRGGTSVNSVPYSASMKVDIRSESEAEIDGVLAALREAVRRGMDEESAAATRKNVTLEADFRVMGARPGGELPENSHLLRMLLAVDQALGNRARQQRSSTDANLGLSLGIESLAMGGGGRSGQSHSPGEWYDPTGRELGLQRIFLTLLALAEIEN, encoded by the coding sequence ATGGCACTGGGCGTCCGAGAACTCTTTTCTGCCTGCCGCGGGCGGGCAAGTGAGCGAAACCATTTGCTGACCGGGCTGACATGGTTTTGGGGCGTTTTGGGGGCGCTCCTCCTCATGCAGGCATCCGCTTCAAGCACGACTCAAACCTCCATTCGCGCGCTGCTGGAAAATCCGCGGGTGAGCCGGGGCCTGCGAGTCTTTGCTGCCGAGGGGCAGTGGATTACCGATCAGCAAATCCAGATCACGCAAATCCCTGCTCCTCCCTTTGGTGAAGCTCGACGAGCCGAGCACATGCAGCAGGTGTTTCGCGTTCTGGGCTACGAGGCGAGGCTTGATTCTGCCGGCAACGTCGTGGCAGAACGCCGCGGGGCCGACCCGCGGCGAGTGATTCTCCTCTCCGCTCACCTCGACACGGTTTTCCCCCCGGGAACGGTCGTGACGGTGCGCCGTGAAGGAACGAGACTGATGGCTCCGGGCATTGGCGACAATGGCGCGGGGCTGGCTGCCCTGATCGCCGTGGCCCGCGCCCTCGGAGCGAGCGGAATTCGCACCAGGGCCACGATTGTGTTAGCGGCCAATACGGGCGAAGAGGGAGAAGGCAACCTGCGCGGCATGCGCCAATTGATGGAAACCTACCGCGACCGGTTCGGCTATGCCATTGTCATCGACAATGCCCAGACCGACACCATCACCACCAAGGCATTGCCGAGCCGCCGGCTCGAGATAACGATCAACGGCCCCGGCGGGCATAGCTGGTCCGACTTCGGCATGCCGAACCCGATTCAGGCGCTCTCCCGCGCCGTCGTTTATTTTTCGGTGTATAGGCCTCCTACGAGCCCCCGAACCACCTATAACATCGGCGAAATCCGCGGCGGCACGTCCGTCAACTCGGTGCCTTATTCCGCTTCGATGAAAGTGGACATCCGTTCCGAGTCCGAAGCGGAGATTGACGGTGTGCTCGCGGCCTTGCGAGAAGCGGTGCGCCGGGGGATGGACGAAGAATCGGCTGCGGCGACGCGAAAGAACGTAACGCTCGAAGCCGATTTTCGCGTCATGGGCGCGCGTCCGGGCGGGGAGTTGCCGGAGAATTCGCATCTGCTCCGGATGCTGCTCGCCGTGGATCAAGCGCTTGGCAACCGCGCCCGCCAGCAACGCTCTTCGACCGACGCCAATCTGGGGCTGTCGCTGGGCATCGAATCGCTGGCGATGGGCGGCGGGGGCCGCAGCGGCCAGTCTCATTCGCCCGGCGAGTGGTACGACCCAACCGGCCGCGAGCTCGGCTTGCAGCGCATCTTTCTCACCCTTCTGGCGCTGGCCGAAATCGAAAACTGA
- a CDS encoding aldehyde dehydrogenase family protein, with the protein MAPPKVYKNLINGEWVEAKCGKTFENLNPAERTELVGLFQASDKCDVDDAVAAAKQAFERWRLVPAPKRGEILFRAAQMLVERKEALARDMTREMGKVLLETRGDVQEAIDMGFYMAGEGRRQFGQTVPSELPNKFAMSVRMPIGVCAIITPWNFPMAIPSWKIFPALVCGNTVVFKPATDTPLSASHFVQVLHEAGVPRGVVNYVTGSGGEAGVPLMNHPDVRLVSFTGSTEVGRRVSEACAPGFKHSCLEMGGKNVIMVMDDAKLDLAVEGAIWGGFGTTGQRCTAASRVVVHKKVYGEFLDKFAGRAKRLRVGNGLDPQTEMGPCVNQKQLETVEEYVKIGIGEGAKLYCGGHRLSGGGFDRGWFHEPTIFGDCDPRMRVAQEEIFGPVVSVIPCDSLEHAVEIGNGVAYGLSASIYTQDLNKAFIAMRDMYTGIFYVNHSTIGAETHLPFGGTKQTGNGHREAGVAALDVFSEWKAIYIDYSGRLQRAQIDTGGFGATG; encoded by the coding sequence ATGGCGCCGCCGAAAGTCTATAAGAACCTGATCAACGGTGAGTGGGTGGAAGCCAAATGCGGCAAGACCTTTGAGAATTTGAATCCTGCCGAGCGCACCGAACTGGTGGGTCTTTTTCAAGCCTCGGACAAGTGCGACGTGGACGATGCCGTTGCGGCCGCCAAGCAAGCCTTCGAGCGCTGGCGGCTGGTGCCGGCGCCAAAGCGAGGGGAGATTCTCTTTCGCGCCGCGCAAATGCTGGTGGAACGGAAAGAGGCCCTGGCGCGGGATATGACGCGCGAGATGGGAAAGGTCTTGCTGGAGACGCGCGGCGACGTGCAGGAAGCGATTGACATGGGGTTTTACATGGCGGGCGAAGGTCGCCGCCAGTTTGGTCAGACCGTTCCTTCCGAGCTGCCCAACAAATTTGCCATGTCGGTGCGGATGCCGATTGGCGTTTGCGCGATCATCACCCCGTGGAATTTTCCGATGGCGATCCCGTCATGGAAGATTTTCCCGGCGCTGGTTTGCGGGAACACGGTTGTGTTCAAGCCGGCCACGGACACTCCGTTGTCCGCCTCTCATTTTGTGCAGGTGCTGCACGAGGCGGGAGTGCCCCGGGGGGTGGTCAACTATGTGACCGGAAGCGGCGGTGAAGCGGGTGTGCCGCTGATGAACCATCCGGACGTGCGGTTAGTTTCCTTCACCGGCTCGACCGAGGTTGGGCGGCGCGTCTCGGAAGCTTGCGCCCCGGGGTTCAAGCACTCTTGCCTCGAGATGGGCGGAAAAAACGTCATCATGGTGATGGACGACGCCAAGCTCGACTTGGCGGTCGAGGGCGCCATCTGGGGCGGCTTTGGCACCACCGGCCAGCGCTGCACCGCCGCCAGCCGCGTGGTGGTCCATAAGAAGGTCTATGGCGAGTTTCTGGATAAGTTTGCCGGGCGCGCCAAGCGGCTGCGGGTGGGCAACGGCCTTGATCCGCAAACCGAGATGGGACCGTGCGTCAACCAGAAGCAATTGGAGACGGTCGAGGAATACGTGAAGATTGGAATCGGCGAGGGTGCCAAGCTCTACTGCGGGGGCCACCGCCTCAGCGGCGGGGGATTCGACCGCGGCTGGTTCCACGAGCCAACTATTTTTGGCGACTGCGATCCCAGGATGCGCGTGGCCCAAGAGGAAATCTTTGGGCCGGTGGTCTCCGTGATTCCCTGTGACTCGTTGGAGCACGCGGTCGAAATCGGGAATGGGGTCGCCTACGGGCTCAGCGCCTCGATCTACACCCAGGATCTCAACAAGGCATTTATCGCCATGCGGGATATGTATACCGGCATCTTCTATGTCAACCATTCCACGATTGGGGCGGAGACGCACCTGCCCTTCGGTGGCACCAAGCAGACGGGGAACGGCCATCGTGAGGCGGGGGTGGCTGCCCTGGATGTCTTTAGCGAGTGGAAAGCGATCTACATTGACTACAGTGGCCGGTTACAGAGGGCGCAGATTGACACGGGTGGATTTGGAGCCACCGGCTGA
- the hrcA gene encoding heat-inducible transcriptional repressor HrcA: MGRTAQHEVRNRKILAAIVRTYIETGEPVPSATVAGQHREWSAATVRKAMAELGSDGLLDQPHTSAGRLPTAQAYRFYAGRVAWQARLSRADEELIESTLRSATTTEEILERGSHVLSLMSHSLGIVVSPPLAKVVLEFIRFILLPDGRILVVLASRSKLVEHRVITCDVPFTQQELDETANYLNRNFAGWSLETIGAEILRRVKAERREYDRLLQNAVLLCERGILLPDMQGDLYLEGRANMADRIEFQDQEKLHELLEALEQKEKLLKLFSEYMGPSAAPLHIAIGLEEGPPAMKHFALICAPYRCGDRTPGSVAILGPARLPYERAIGAVSYVARFFTRVLSEN; this comes from the coding sequence ATGGGTCGCACGGCACAGCACGAAGTGAGGAACCGCAAAATCCTGGCAGCCATCGTGCGCACCTATATCGAAACGGGCGAGCCGGTACCTTCGGCTACGGTGGCAGGCCAACACCGGGAGTGGAGTGCGGCCACGGTGCGGAAGGCTATGGCTGAGCTGGGAAGCGACGGATTGCTCGACCAGCCCCATACTTCTGCGGGGCGGCTCCCGACGGCTCAGGCTTACCGCTTCTACGCCGGCCGGGTTGCGTGGCAGGCCCGTCTGAGCCGAGCCGATGAAGAGCTGATTGAAAGCACATTGCGGAGCGCGACCACCACGGAGGAGATTTTGGAGCGCGGCTCGCACGTGCTTTCGCTCATGTCCCATTCCCTGGGCATCGTGGTTTCACCGCCGCTGGCGAAGGTTGTGCTGGAGTTTATCCGCTTTATCCTTTTGCCGGACGGCCGGATTCTGGTGGTGCTGGCGTCGCGGTCGAAACTGGTCGAGCACCGCGTCATAACATGCGACGTGCCCTTTACGCAGCAGGAGTTGGACGAGACGGCGAACTATCTGAATCGAAATTTTGCCGGCTGGTCGCTGGAGACAATTGGCGCTGAGATCCTGCGGCGTGTGAAAGCCGAGCGGCGGGAGTATGACCGGCTGTTGCAAAATGCGGTGCTGCTCTGCGAACGAGGAATTCTGCTGCCCGACATGCAAGGCGACCTTTATCTCGAGGGCCGGGCCAACATGGCCGACCGGATTGAGTTCCAGGATCAGGAGAAGTTGCACGAGCTGCTTGAGGCGCTCGAGCAGAAAGAGAAATTGCTGAAGCTCTTTTCCGAATACATGGGCCCGTCGGCGGCTCCCCTGCATATTGCCATCGGGCTCGAGGAAGGACCGCCGGCTATGAAACATTTTGCGCTGATCTGCGCCCCCTATCGTTGCGGGGACCGCACGCCGGGCTCGGTTGCCATCCTCGGCCCGGCCCGTTTGCCTTATGAGCGAGCCATTGGCGCGGTTTCCTATGTGGCCCGGTTCTTCACCCGAGTCCTCAGCGAGAATTGA
- the dnaJ gene encoding molecular chaperone DnaJ, protein MPNNKRDYYEVLEASSHCSAEELKAAYRKAALKWHPDRNPDNKHEAEERFKEAGEAYAILSDSQKRATYDRFGHAGVGTAGAGWTPDFSSTVFDEFSDIFGDLFGFGDLFGTGGGSRRGRVERGADLRFDLRIKFGEAAFGLKTKIKIPRLEICRACQGSGAQPGTKPATCSTCHGRGQVRYQQGFFTISRTCHTCQGTGSVIPEPCSSCRGEGRAEKERTLEIRIPPGVDTGTRLRYSGEGEVGWHGSPPGDLYVVLHVEEHPFFERKDADLYCTIPITFPQAALGTEIKIPTLDGEEKLKIPEGTQTGSIFRLKGRGMPQVNGGGHGDLFVHIRVVTPSKLTREQKRLLEQLGQTMPAESRPAERDSSLFEKVKDIFG, encoded by the coding sequence GTGCCAAACAACAAGCGCGATTATTATGAGGTGCTGGAGGCCAGCAGCCATTGCTCGGCCGAGGAGCTCAAAGCGGCCTACCGCAAGGCCGCTCTCAAGTGGCACCCCGACCGCAACCCGGACAATAAGCACGAGGCGGAAGAGAGATTCAAAGAGGCGGGCGAGGCCTATGCCATCCTCTCCGACTCCCAGAAGCGCGCCACCTACGATCGCTTTGGCCACGCCGGTGTCGGCACGGCGGGCGCGGGATGGACCCCTGATTTCTCCAGCACAGTCTTCGACGAATTCAGCGACATCTTCGGCGACCTGTTCGGCTTTGGCGATCTGTTCGGGACGGGCGGAGGGAGCCGGCGCGGGCGCGTCGAGCGCGGCGCCGATCTGCGCTTCGACCTGAGAATCAAGTTTGGGGAAGCCGCCTTCGGCCTCAAGACCAAAATCAAGATCCCTCGGCTGGAGATTTGTCGCGCCTGCCAGGGTTCGGGAGCGCAGCCGGGCACAAAGCCGGCAACTTGCTCCACCTGCCACGGTCGTGGACAGGTGCGTTATCAGCAAGGATTCTTCACGATTTCCAGAACCTGCCACACCTGTCAGGGGACCGGCAGCGTGATTCCGGAACCCTGCTCGAGCTGCCGCGGCGAGGGTCGCGCGGAGAAGGAGCGCACCCTGGAAATCCGCATTCCCCCCGGCGTGGACACCGGCACCCGGCTGCGTTATTCCGGGGAAGGGGAGGTCGGCTGGCATGGCAGCCCGCCCGGCGACCTTTACGTTGTCCTCCACGTCGAGGAGCATCCGTTTTTCGAGCGGAAGGACGCCGACCTCTATTGCACCATCCCAATCACGTTCCCTCAGGCAGCGCTTGGAACCGAGATCAAAATTCCGACACTGGACGGCGAGGAGAAGCTAAAAATTCCCGAGGGGACGCAAACCGGCTCGATCTTTCGCTTGAAGGGCCGCGGCATGCCGCAAGTGAATGGCGGCGGTCACGGCGACCTCTTTGTGCACATCCGCGTGGTGACACCTTCCAAGCTCACCCGCGAGCAAAAACGATTGCTCGAGCAGCTTGGCCAAACCATGCCGGCCGAGAGTCGTCCCGCCGAGCGGGACAGCTCTCTTTTTGAAAAAGTGAAAGATATTTTTGGATAG